AAAGAGTTTTCGCCTGGTCCAGACGACTCCGTGGATGCAGTCTGTCCGAAAATCCACCCACAGCCTTGATTGGAGGTACTTACAGAAGGTGCGCCACTGAACCACGGGTCCAGCAGCTGTTTTCAAGCAAGTCTGAAAGAATAAATATTCACACGTGTCGCCGTAGGGCGACAGTGCTTACCTTAGACGCGAACGACGTTTTTCGCGCGCGGGCCTTTCTCTGCCTGTTCGATGTCGAATTCGATCTCTGTTCCCTCCTCAAGGTCGGGGCCGCCGACGTCTTCCATGTGGAAGAACACGTCCTCGTCCGCATCCTCAGTGGAAATGAAACCGTAACCGCCAGTGTCGTTGAAGAAATCAACCGTACCGTTTGCCATTACGAACAACCGTTAGACTCAGATACGGATAACGCTTTGGATGTGACTTTGTTCAGAGATTATATTAATTTCTGCAGATATGTGGGGGTAAATGTCGGTGCGGTCACCCACACAGTAAATATAGATATTACTACACTAATTGTGAAATACTTTATAATAGATAGTATCTTCATGGTTAGAAGTAGATGTTACTCGTTTTCTTTGAAGATCAGGATATCTTTGATGAGAACATTGTGCCCACGTCGAAGACGTTCTGAGAGGGCCTGATGAGAGATATCGAGTTCTGTGGCGAGTTCGCTCAGCGTAATGCGGCGTGGAACATCGAAATATCCCTGCTCATAGGCCTCGGTCAATGTTTTGTACTGCGCGTCGGTGAGACCGATCCTCGGGCTTGGGGGATGCGGTGGATCGGGATCAAGATGACGGACGTGAGTAATCTCGAACGTAAGACCGTGGTCCTGACAAAACTCGTTCGTACTGGAAAGAGCGTCCCGATTCGGAAAAAGAACCCGAAGGTTCCAGCCATCCTTGGAGCCCACAGCATCAAGAACTAGTGCCATAGCATTCGTAAGCATATCAAGTACGAGTCGTACGTTGGTCGTCCAACGCATCTCGTAGAGCCAGCGCTCCTCATCACCGATCAATAGTCTGTCATCGGTGACTGTTGAGTCCTCTGCTACCGCGT
The nucleotide sequence above comes from Halocatena marina. Encoded proteins:
- a CDS encoding cold-shock protein, with translation MANGTVDFFNDTGGYGFISTEDADEDVFFHMEDVGGPDLEEGTEIEFDIEQAEKGPRAKNVVRV
- a CDS encoding helix-turn-helix domain-containing protein — translated: MSTLIHANIPVEEFALTETLQGLSQVIVEGERIVAGPNNTVMPLIWVRETTPTVFENAVAEDSTVTDDRLLIGDEERWLYEMRWTTNVRLVLDMLTNAMALVLDAVGSKDGWNLRVLFPNRDALSSTNEFCQDHGLTFEITHVRHLDPDPPHPPSPRIGLTDAQYKTLTEAYEQGYFDVPRRITLSELATELDISHQALSERLRRGHNVLIKDILIFKENE